A section of the Carya illinoinensis cultivar Pawnee chromosome 12, C.illinoinensisPawnee_v1, whole genome shotgun sequence genome encodes:
- the LOC122288914 gene encoding protein NUCLEAR FUSION DEFECTIVE 4-like → MPSSRWMATVASIWIQCSCGSSYTFGIYSSVLKLTQSYDQSTLDTVSVFKDVGANAGVLSGLLYSSVTLSNARLRGPWVVHAAGAIQCFLGYFLIWASVVGLIPRPPVPLMCLFMFLAAHAQTFFNTTNVVSGLENFPDYGGTIVGIMKGFLGISGAILIQVYDTLCKGKPSTYILMLALLPTFISLVLMFFVRIYKATTGDGKKHLNGYSSVALIIAVYLMVLIILENVFTLPFWARISTFILLLFLLASPLGIAIKAQEEDTRRLRQIDSIDSNLLIESAEPITSPKFSSAEDSIEYHEIQGGVGGVGASSVDKTLVDAEHLNLLQAMRTVNFWLLFVAMICGMGSGLATINNMSQIGESLGYRTVEINNLVSLWSIWNFLGRFGAGYVSDYLLHTRGWARPLLMAITLATMTAGHVLIAFGFPGNLYVGSILVGICYGSQWSLMPTITSEIFGVRHMGTIFNTIATASPVGSYIFSVRVIGYIYDKEASGEDGTCYGTGCFMSSFMIMASVAFFGFLFAVALFFRTKRFYQLLVLRRLKHSLK, encoded by the exons atgCCGAGCAGCAGATGGATGGCTACGGTTGCCAGCATATGGATCCAGTGCAGCTGTGGTTCATCCTACACCTTCGGCATCTACTCCTCGGTTCTTAAATTAACCCAGTCATATGATCAATCCACCCTCGACACCGTTTCTGTCTTCAAGGACGTTGGCGCCAACGCTGGCGTCCTCTCAGGCCTTCTCTATTCCTCCGTCACCCTCAGTAACGCGCGTCTCCGTGGTCCATGGGTGGTCCACGCTGCCGGTGCGATCCAGTGCTTCCTGGGCTATTTCCTCATTTGGGCCTCCGTCGTCGGTTTGATCCCTCGGCCTCCGGTGCCGTTGATGTGCCTCTTCATGTTTCTGGCGGCTCATGCTCAGACTTTTTTCAACACCACCAATGTGGTCAGTGGTCTGGAAAACTTTCCTGACTATGGTGGAACCATCGTCGGCATCATGAAG GGCTTTCTCGGTATAAGTGGAGCAATACTAATCCAAGTGTATGACACTCTGTGCAAGGGCAAGCCAAGCACGTACATTCTGATGCTCGCTCTGTTGCCTACATTCATCTCCCTTGTGCTTAtgttttttgtgagaatttataAAGCAACTACAGGTGATGGCAAGAAGCACTTAAATGGCTATTCTTCTGTTGCTCTGATCATTGCTGTTTATCTCATGGTTCTTATAATTTTGGAAAATGTCTTCACTTTGCCATTTTGGGCAAGAATTTCTACATTTATTCTTCTTCTGTTTCTACTCGCATCACCTCTTGGAATTGCAATCAAGGCACAGGAGGAGGACACAAGGAGATTACGACAAATAGATTCAATTGATAGTAATCTTTTAATTGAAAGTGCTGAGCCAATTACTTCCCCAAAGTTTTCTTCAGCAGAGGATTCAATAGAGTATCATGAAATCCAAGGTGGAGTGGGTGGAGTGGGGGCCAGTTCAGTTGACAAAACGCTTGTGGATGCAGAACACTTGAATCTATTGCAAGCTATGCGTACTGTAAACTTCTGGTTGTTGTTTGTTGCCATGATATGTGGAATGGGCTCTGGGCTGGCTACAATTAACAACATGAGCCAAATAGGGGAATCTCTTGGTTACAGAACCGTGGAGATAAATAACTTGGTTTCTTTATGGAGTATATGGAATTTCCTTGGCCGTTTCGGAGCGGGATATGTATCAGATTATTTACTGCACACAAGAGGTTGGGCAAGGCCATTGTTGATGGCTATTACGCTAGCCACAATGACAGCTGGCCATGTATTAATTGCTTTTGGTTTTCCCGGAAATTTATATGTGGGTTCAATCCTAGTGGGAATTTGTTATGGTTCACAGTGGTCGCTAATGCCCACAATCACTTCGGAGATATTTGGAGTCAGGCACATGGGTACTATTTTCAACACAATTGCCACAGCAAGTCCTGTGGGATCTTATATTTTCTCTGTAAGAGTGATTGGGTATATTTATGACAAAGAAGCATCTGGTGAAGATGGCACCTGCTATGGCACTGGCTGTTTTATGTCATCTTTCATGATCATGGCATCTGTGGCTTTTTTCGGTTTCCTTTTTGCTGTTGCATTGTTCTTCCGGACTAAGAGGTTCTATCAACTTCTTGTGCTTAGAAGGTTAAAACATTCTCTAAAATGA